The sequence CGTATTCTGTCCTCTCTGATCTAGAGGATAGTTCGGTTTGTTTCCCTGAGGACCGTTTTCGGTTCCATGGATATGAGGAGTTCGATGCTGCCTGCGACTTGAGAAGGGATCTCTATGGTAAGTTCTCACTGTTTTATAGTATAATGTTTAATCTAACCTTAGATGACGTGTTTAACTCAAAACTAATATATTCAGCATTGTTTGGCTAGGATAATGTTCTGATACATTCTTAGATATTAAGGTTTCATGGTGGGTTTATAAGATATAAAGCACTAAGTTTGATTGTTTATTATGCAGATTATGTTGGTCACATCAAGCTTGTGAATGGGCAAGTTCTCAATGACAGTCTTGTGCTAGATGATGCCGAGATAGCTTCATCCCGCCGAGTTTTGCTTCATGTTCAAACACATGAGTAAGCTAATCTATATCTTTTTCATAATCATATATTGACACTCTTAACaaacattttttgatgttatagTGGTCCGGTGATGAAGTTGTACCTCTGGGACAAGGCTGCCTCTGATTTTAGTGGAAAATTTAAAGCATCTGGAGGAGCTGCAAGTGTTATTTTGGTCACCACCTTAAACCCGAAACGTTTTGGAGGTTCGTATCATCAGCTTTTTCCTATGTTTTAAGAAGTTACATAGGATGGTCAATGGATTTTATCTGATTAGTTAGCTTTGAGTAATAGAACTGCACTTGAATGAATTTGGGCTTATTAGCTATAAGACATTTGAAAAAGTTTGTGAGGAATTAAGAGATATACATAATTCTACATCTCATTTTACATTATAATTTagcatttttattataacattGGATCTGTTATAGGTGTCCTAACTCTCTCCTCTATGACGTCATCACGGGTATTTCTGGACAGTGATGTTCAAGCAACCCGAGATTATCTCACTTGGTAAGCATTCGTGTGTTTAGATATTGTTCGTAGTTATCCTATCGTTGTCTGATGTTTGGACGTTGTCTTCAGGTTGAACTCAAACATGGATATTGCTGATAGAGTTTCTGCGGAAGTTTTCACTAAGACTGAGACAGTGACCATAGGCGAGCTCTTCTCCTATATGAAGCAGGAAGCTGCCAAGGTAGTACATACGAATGAGTAACGCACCCATTATGATAGACTCAGAttctaatataattattaaaacgtTTTGCAGGTTGCTTGGTTTGAGTGCATAGCAACAGTTGGTGATGTTGTGCACGGATCAAGATGGTATTACATAGGTTGTGGTGTGTGCCACACTAAAGCAACCAAAGGACCTACCACCCTAATGTGTAAAAAATGTGGGAAGAGTGATATTGTTGGTGTTGCACAGTAAGTGGTTCAGATTTACTTATACTCATACTTCAATGCATTAATTATAAAACTGCTCATGACACAGGTACCTAGCCAAGATATCTGTGTATGACAATGATGATCAGGCGTGTTTTGTGCTCCTTGGTGATGCTGGTCAGGAGTTGACTGGCAAGAAAGCTTCTGAGTTGGTTGATAGTTATTTCGAGGTAATTACAAACCTGTATATCTTTGTTATTTGAAACTGTATTTTCTCAAAATAGTTCGATATATATAGTGACAATCGTTTAAATGTATGTTAGGCCAATGAGAATATGGGAGATGATCACTTGGTTCCGGTGCCTCAAGCTCTGATCAATACCATAGGACAGACTCGCAAGTTCATTGTGAAGGTATCAACTCACAATTTGACTGGCAAGACCCAAAGTTTGACTGTGACAAAGGTGCTCATTCCAGAAGATCCAGAAATTGAAGGCAATGTAGAAAATGTGACTATACCAGATGCCCAGAAAACTTTGCAGAATGGAATTGCTGAGGATGGTCCTTCCACACGCTTTGAAGAATCTGGTGGTGAGAGGGTGAAAAGGACTGCAGATAATGTTGAGGCAGAAGATTCAAAGCGAGCCAAATGTGGCTAGGATGTGTGTAAGTGATGGATTTATGGTGACTAAGAGTCTATGCTTTGTTTCTTTCCAATTTAAGACTTTATCTTTGCAATATTGAACTATCTCTCTTATAAACTTTGTTagttaaatttatgtttaacAATTTCTTTCTTTGAGTTTGATGATTTAGTTTGTTGGTTGTGATGCTTTCCGAATTTAATTGAAGCTTTTGGCTTTTTAGTGTATTGTATATTGTATATAGGCTTTGCCGTATGTTATGAAATAAATCAGattttgtatcatttttagCTGTTTTACGTGTATATGATATGGGCCGAGTATCGACTAAATGCAATGCATTGCGATCCACACATTACATTTGCTTAAAATTCTGATCTGGGCAAGTGATAAGACTAATAATGGATACAACTAACATATCATTAGTTACACTTACaagattaatgattttttttcttatttaaattatagTAGATTCTTCTTTTTAAAGGATGTAAGTTCATTTCTTTTTTGCAGCTTAAAATTTAGAGTGAAACTATAAACATCTATATGTGGTACATTAGTATTTCTCCACTTTGCA comes from Brassica rapa cultivar Chiifu-401-42 chromosome A02, CAAS_Brap_v3.01, whole genome shotgun sequence and encodes:
- the LOC117131748 gene encoding uncharacterized protein LOC117131748, with the translated sequence MCKKCGKSDIVGVAQYLAKISVYDNDDQACFVLLGDAGQELTGKKASELVDSYFEANENMGDDHLVPVPQALINTIGQTRKFIVKVSTHNLTGKTQSLTVTKVLIPEDPEIEGNVENVTIPDAQKTLQNGIAEDGPSTRFEESGGERVKRTADNVEAEDSKRAKCG